TCCAGTTCCCCCGGCTTGCCCCCGGGAAAAACGCGTCAACTGCCGCTCTACCCGTCCTCCCGTTTTTTTCTTGCTCTTGCTCTTTATCTTGCTCTTTCGCTGTTCCTGCTTCATCGGAGACCGGGCGCACACCGACAGTCAGAGAAGTGGTGGCGGGGTGCGGAAGACCAGAATCATTTGGTGATTTGGGGCAAGAGCAAGAGCAAGAGAAAGAGCAAGAAATGACGCCCGCGCCAGTCTGACAGCGTGTCACATCTCCGCAATTGTAGACGCGCCTCCCCCGGCTTGCCCCGCAATGGGGCAAGCGGCCATAATCGGGGGGAACGGTTATCGGACGCGGCGGAAGCTTCGCCGCAACATGGAGGGCGGTCGCATGACGGAGCGGAAATTGGGCGTGCTGGTGCACGGCGCGGGCTGGGTCGCGGGCGAGCACATCAAGGCCTTCAAGAACAACCCGCACACGCGGGTGGTGGCCATATCCAGCCGGCGGCTGGAGAGCTGCGAGGCGCGCGCCGCGGAGGCGGGCCTGGAGGGGGTGGCCTTTTACGCGGACTATGAGAGGGCGCTCGCCCACGAGGGGGTGGACATCGTCTCGGTCTGCACGCCGCAGCAGCACCACGCGGAGAACACCGTGGCGGCGGCGGCGGCGGGCAAGCACATTGTCATCGAGAAGCCCGTGGCCAATTCGGCGGCGGAGCTGCGCATGATGCTGGACGCCGTGCAAAAAGCGGGGGTGAAGACGGTGGTCAGTTTTGTGCTGCGCTGGAACCCCCTCTTCGAGACGGTGAAGTCCCTCATCGCGGACGATGCCATCGGCGATGTGTACTACATCGAGGCGGACTACCAGCACGACATCGCGAGCTGGTGGGCGGGCTACGGCGAGGGCCGCACGAAGGCGCTGGGCGTGAGCGCGCAGCTTGTGGCGGGATGCCACGCCGTGGACGCGGCCCGGTGGTTCGCGGCGAAGGGGCGCGGCGAGGCCGCCGTGCCCGTCGAGGTCTTCGCGTACAGCGGGGGCTACCGCAAGGGGCTGGAGGTGGAGTACGACTATTTCAAGAACACCTGGCGCAAGGCGCCGCCCCTGGAGTACGACGACCTGGAAGTGGTGCTGGTGAAATATTCCAACGGGGCGCTCAGCAAAATCTCCACGAACTACGGCTGCGTCATGCCGTACATGCTGCCTGTCGAGGTCTTCGGCACGCGGGGCACCGTCAAGGACAACCGGGTCTGGTCGCACAAGTTC
This window of the Candidatus Hydrogenedentota bacterium genome carries:
- a CDS encoding Gfo/Idh/MocA family oxidoreductase → MTERKLGVLVHGAGWVAGEHIKAFKNNPHTRVVAISSRRLESCEARAAEAGLEGVAFYADYERALAHEGVDIVSVCTPQQHHAENTVAAAAAGKHIVIEKPVANSAAELRMMLDAVQKAGVKTVVSFVLRWNPLFETVKSLIADDAIGDVYYIEADYQHDIASWWAGYGEGRTKALGVSAQLVAGCHAVDAARWFAAKGRGEAAVPVEVFAYSGGYRKGLEVEYDYFKNTWRKAPPLEYDDLEVVLVKYSNGALSKISTNYGCVMPYMLPVEVFGTRGTVKDNRVWSHKFPGQRDWVEIPTILPESADVSHHPFQGEMDHFVDCILNGTESHCNLADAAHTHAIAFAALRCYETGLPVRLPLEELA